GGCTGCTCCAACTCTTTCGCAAATGAACTTTTACACTAAAAATCTGTTTAGCTTCATAATCTATGAAAAGCTGTGATAAAGATTAAACCTTATTTGAAAAATGAGCATTTCAAGTCGATATCATTACACGCAACTGCAATAAGGTTCTAATAAAGACTTGGAATTATCAAAGCATGTATAACCTTTTATTGACATTTGTAACATTGAACATCAATAAAACGATGTTCTTTTCATTGCATGCCAAAAAAATGAACACACAGAAATCAAGAAATATCAAGTTAGttgaaaaaatgtattttgaaagttggtaatctatTAGTATTGCGGAACAatcaggatagtgaattgaaggttgtaatAACAGGatgttcataaactgaaacatgcaatggtggatgtagtatatGTCACGAAAGAGAAAACGATGTTTGTCATGTGTGGAAGAATAAATACCAATATTCTGGGATTGCAGAATTTTGAAACTTGTAAGCAAATGCAAAAATGAGCGAGTTTGGGATAAGGCAAAATGTTCCAAGATATGTGAGGTGATGGGTGGAAGTGTGGTAAGCTGCAATACGTGAGTACACAAGCACAAAAGCTAATATAACAAAATGGAGATTTCAATGCAATTGAAGcattaaatatgaaaatgaataaaacaaaatattattgctaTCAGGCtcattttttcaacaaaagtTAATTTGTTGCTTCTATGTTAATAtggaagttgttttctctttgaaTGAAGTGAGACAACTCAATGTCTATGCTGTACTATATGTCGTGTTAACTGCTCACACTATATTAATAAACATTTCCgataatagttattttattaaaatatgacaTTGATTAAACCATAGTCAACAATGTTGCACATTGTTAACTCTAAATTGTTGTGTTAGACAACAGCTCTGAAGGTGTTACGTTTATATTAATACGGCAACCTATGAATTCATGTCAGTAGACGTGCAATAGTATGATCATGCTTTGGAAATTCTAAAGCAATTTTTAGTAATGAGTAAACGAAGTCGTTATGTTTGACTAAAGataaatcacttttttactAGTAATACTAGAAAGTAATAAGTAATAAGAAAGTAATACTAGAAATACTAGTTGCAACTATGTACTGTAGGTTTTTGAGAGATGTGGATACATGTAGTTTAGGAATTTGTAATGTGCACAGATTATGATTTAATCAACATTTacaaagctttttatttttcattgttaatACCAGCTGACAAgatacataaaaataatctaCAGAACAAAACGATAAACGCGTTAAAAATCTATAGTAATAAATCCCGCATACCTAGcaacaatttttagcattgtCAATAAATCAGAAAACAACTGTCTGTTCATCCAACTGTTCATCCAAATTTTACATGCATGCCCTCAGTGCCTTCCACCCGTTTTACTTGGTTTCAAAAAACCGTCTGGTTTCTGAGATCCACCTTTTCAAACACCCACCTGCGGGTTATCTTATTTAAGAAAGAAATTGTGGTCATCACTAGACTTAACTGATAGTCATTTATAACACATTCATCAGCCCTcagtaattttataaatatgactgtacgtaaaaTTCAATTAGTTCAGATATGCAGGCTGGCTATTGTCATTTGTAGAGACAAAGTATCCATGATTTATCTTTAATCAATATTTCAACTAATCCTTTTTCCAGTACATAACTGAATTGGCATAAAAACAGCATATAATCAAGAATGTGCGAGTATGCTTATACAGAGAGAATATACGTGTGTCTTACAGCTGTTCTTATCAATTGTTTATTATAGTAGTTCAGTTTGACAAATGGATATCGGTGCTGGGAAGGACTTGCAAGTCTTGAAAAATATTAACACAGTTCTCTTTGACTGCGACGGTATGTTATGCTATCTTTTATTCCATGTTTCACATAATTGCCTTATGCCTTTGAGCAATAGAGGTATTGAACATTGCACGTTTCAGCCATGTCATAACATTATTTTTAGGAGTCTTATGGGATGCTAATGGCAAGGCCATTACTGGAGCCGTTGAAACTTTATCATTGCTGAGGCAAATGGTAAGTTTGTCTAAGAGGATGCGTGCAGCCGATTGCTGCGAGTTATTGCGATGTATTACCATGACATGTTGTGTTAAACGACTGCACATATGTattcataataatttttattgtcgCTTAACAGCTCTATTACAGGGTAAAAGAGTGTTTTTTGTCACTAACAACAGCTCCAAGACTAGACAACAGTACGCGGAAAGATGCAAAGCTCTTGGCTTTCAGGCCACAGAAGTAAGTGAACTACTGATAATTTTCTCTCATAACAGCACAGGTCAGCGGATCCTACTCTCATAAGATATTTTGCTtaaatcttttttctaaccAAAGGTGGTAATGTGCATTTGATTTGAGTGAAATCTTTTACGCATGCAACCATAAACATTGTCATATTGAGCCATATTTTGTGAAACAGAACTGTATACTTATGTACTGATTTATAAGGGTGCAATGTTTCAAGAAACTCAGAACGTCATACTTTGGAAATTAGTTTGAATGTTAAGACAAATGCCTgctcaaattttacatcatatatcgaaaagtttgtatgttgaggtgatcataaaTCTTTATCTGGCTGTATATGTACTGGAAGACAAAATTACGAATTTACTAGCACAGCCAGCCTGTCTGTTGTAGGATGAGATTGTCTGTACAGCTTGGCTTTTAGCAGCATATTTCAAAGAGCTCCTTAACTTTCAAGGAAAAGTATATGTGATTGGTGGAGCGGCTGTGGCCAGTGAGTTCACTGCCAAAGCTATTGACTTCATAGGACCAGGTGTAAGTTACAGcataaaactcaactgcaacgCACATATTAACTAATTTAACAAACATATAGGACGTCATCATCTATTCTGACAGTGCAATGTCATTTCAACAATACTCTGCTTAAATATATTTCACTAGTATTCAGATAAGTAGAACCGCTCAGCATTCATCTGCTGGATGATGGCTGCTCTGGCTAATTCTACATTCCATTCTGCATAATTTAGGAAGAAACATACGGAGCTACAGAAATGGGCTATTCAACGTATTTGTCTATGGAGTTGGATCCTGATGTCAATGCGGTGGCAGTCGCGTTTGACCCATACATAAACTATGTCAAGGTCGTTAAAGCAGTCTCTTATTTGCACAAAACAGGATGTGTATTTGTGGCTAGCAATATGGACAGTTGCTTTCCAACCCTCGGGGAAATAAAGTTGCCAGGTAACCAAAAGGAATTCAGCCTATATTAGtttataattgttcattttaataTGTGTGTAAAtatcaaaaatttatatcaattCATATATTTGTAGGCACCGGCTCGATAGTAAACTTTGTCAGCACTGGTGCTGGCAGAGAACCCGTGGTGGTGGGAAAACCTAACATATTAGCAAAAAATATTCTGGAAGCAGCTCACGGCAAGTTTGATGATGAGAGAACCATGATGGTTGGTGACAGGTGTGTATGCTTAGCATTTCTGTAGGCAAACTAAAAACATCTAGATTCTAGAAACAACGGGTTGACTCCCTTTAATTCATGAATATGGCTAAATATTCATTCACTCTTGTCATTACTAGGTTTAAAACTGCCTGTGGAACTTGGATCATAATAAAAGTGGAACTCGAGCTAACAATAAAATGCTAAACAGTCAATTAACTGCTAGACTAACCAAGATAAGGAGTTGCCCCATTCTTAGCCTCTGACTGAAGATAGGTAAATCTTT
The genomic region above belongs to Watersipora subatra chromosome 1, tzWatSuba1.1, whole genome shotgun sequence and contains:
- the LOC137404637 gene encoding glycerol-3-phosphate phosphatase-like; this translates as MDIGAGKDLQVLKNINTVLFDCDGVLWDANGKAITGAVETLSLLRQMGKRVFFVTNNSSKTRQQYAERCKALGFQATEDEIVCTAWLLAAYFKELLNFQGKVYVIGGAAVASEFTAKAIDFIGPGEETYGATEMGYSTYLSMELDPDVNAVAVAFDPYINYVKVVKAVSYLHKTGCVFVASNMDSCFPTLGEIKLPGTGSIVNFVSTGAGREPVVVGKPNILAKNILEAAHGKFDDERTMMVGDRLNTDIAFGNHCGFKTMAVLTGVATLDDISAAKGSAEEPTYYTSSLMNLMELW